A window of Polyodon spathula isolate WHYD16114869_AA unplaced genomic scaffold, ASM1765450v1 scaffolds_3468, whole genome shotgun sequence genomic DNA:
GACAACTAGTACTTTGGTGAAGCTCTGCTCCCTTGCCTGGGGAGGGGCAttcgttttaataataatcctCTTTGCTCTTACTCTTAGACTTCCGAGATGCAGTTCCCGGATAATGGAAGCTAACTGTAACAATGcagctttatttcttttatcctgtgctgacactactgtaaataacatttatggtttatttattacaTCTTTTCTAAGTGGTTTGCCTTTTTTGGTTATTCTCTATACATATATTAGAATACTAATGACATGTATATATAAAAGACAAAGCAGtagtaaaagcaaagccattCATACATGTGCAACTCACTTAACTGTGTATACTATTTTTGTATTCACTATATTGTTCTCCATCATTATGCagcgatttcaaaatgtcagcccGAATGCTCGGAAAATCACCTGGGTGTTATTTACGACCTTCCCACCGTGTGTTAATCCTATCATTTATGGAATTCATACAAAGG
This region includes:
- the LOC121312000 gene encoding olfactory receptor 4Q2-like, with the translated sequence MNTTIADSSMLSLEGFIVSPEAAHPLFLFTLAVYLVILIGNVIVFSVIVFQKNLHEPMYFMLCNMSVCDLIGSTAIMPRLMADFLTEVRYISYAACVIQAFCVHLYGAAAHLILTVMAYDRYIAICDPLRYNRIMTTSTLVKLCSLAWGGAFVLIIILFALTLRLPRCSSRIMEANCNNAALFLLSCADTTVNNIYGLFITSFLSGLPFLVILYTYIRILMTCIYKRQSSSKSKAIHTCATHLTVYTIFVFTILFSIIMQRFQNVSPNARKITWVLFTTFPPCVNPIIYGIHTKEIRNNVLKCFKNTILPNH